The sequence CTTGGTTCTTCTGGAATAAATATTCTTACTAGAATTATGGGATTATTATTAATGTCTTTAGGAATTGAATTTGTAACAATTGGAATTAAGTCCATTTTTTCTTTAATTTAATTAATTTTGAATTTTTTTTTAAGATAATAGATTTATAAAAATTTTTACTATTAAATGAATTTATTTTTTTATTTTTAATTTTAAAATTAATATAGAAAAATAAAATTATTAATTGAATTAAATTAAAACATATGAATAAAAAAAAGGTAATCATTAGAAAACTTGGAATAAAACATTGGATCAATACTTTTTGTGATATGCATAATTTTATTTCAAAATCTAATTTGTCTACTTTAGATGAAATTTGGTTTTTAGAACATTATTCAATTTTTACTCAAGGAAGACATGGAAATAAAATAAATGATAATGAAATTCGTTGTATTAATGGAATATCTGTAATAAATAGTGATAGAGGCGGTGGAATTACCTATCATGGTCCTGGTCAACAAATAATATATTTGTTAATAAATTTAAAACGTCGTAAAATATATCCTAGAAAGATGATTTTTATCATTGCAGAAATAGTATTAAATACATTAAAGAAATTTTCTATAAATGGAATTTTTAATGAAAAAAATCCAGGAATATACGTAGATGATAAAAAAATATGTTCAATTGGTTTAAGAATAAAAAATGGATTTTCTTTACATGGGTTTTCTTTAAATGTTGATATGGATCTGTCTCCATTTGATTATATTAATCCATGTGGAATAAAAGGCATTAAAATGACTCAAATGAAAAATTTGAATTCAAATATTTTTTTTAATAAAGTTCAATCTGTATTACTTGAAAATTTTTTATTATTTTGATGATTTGTTTTTGTAAAAACTATTTTTTAAAATCTAAATTTAAAAATTTTTAGTTTTTTATTTTTTTTATTTTTTTTTAATCTATTAATTATGAATATTAAAAATTTAAATTTTTTTACTAAAGAAAATGTTTTAAAAAAACCTAATTGGATAAAAGTTAAATTATTAAATAATAATAATAATGTTAAATATGTAACATCGATGATAAAGAAAAATTCTTTACATTCTGTTTGTGAAGAAGCACAATGTCCTAATTTATCCGAATGTTTTAGTAGAAAAACAGTAACTTTTATGATTTTAGGATCAATTTGTACAAGAAAATGTCCTTTTTGTGCAGTAAGAAGTGGAAGACCTAATTCTGTTGATTTAAATGAACCTAAGAATTTATCTTCTGCTATTTTAAAAATTGGATTAAAATATGTAGTTTTAACTTCAGTAGCAAGAGATGATTTACGTGATGGGGGTGCTGAACATTTTTCAAAATGTATATTTTTTATTCGAAAGAATAAAGATATAAAAATTGAAATTTTAGTTCCTGATTTTAGAAAATGTAGAAATAATGCTTTATCTATTTTAGGAAATTCATTACCAGATGTCTTTAATCATAATATAGAAAATGTTCCTAGATTATATAAAAAAATACGTCCAGGTGCTAATTATATATCTTCTTTAAAATTATTGTCAGAATTCAAAAATTTATATCCTACTATACCTACTAAATCTGGTTTAATGTTAGGTTTAGGAGAAAAAGAATGTGAAATTATTGAAGTAATGAAGGATTTGTATGATTCTGGAGTTACAATGATTACATTAGGTCAATATTTACAGCCTAGTAAATTTCATTTACCTGT comes from Buchnera aphidicola (Tetraneura ulmi) and encodes:
- the lipB gene encoding lipoyl(octanoyl) transferase LipB — encoded protein: MNKKKVIIRKLGIKHWINTFCDMHNFISKSNLSTLDEIWFLEHYSIFTQGRHGNKINDNEIRCINGISVINSDRGGGITYHGPGQQIIYLLINLKRRKIYPRKMIFIIAEIVLNTLKKFSINGIFNEKNPGIYVDDKKICSIGLRIKNGFSLHGFSLNVDMDLSPFDYINPCGIKGIKMTQMKNLNSNIFFNKVQSVLLENFLLF
- the lipA gene encoding lipoyl synthase, with amino-acid sequence MNIKNLNFFTKENVLKKPNWIKVKLLNNNNNVKYVTSMIKKNSLHSVCEEAQCPNLSECFSRKTVTFMILGSICTRKCPFCAVRSGRPNSVDLNEPKNLSSAILKIGLKYVVLTSVARDDLRDGGAEHFSKCIFFIRKNKDIKIEILVPDFRKCRNNALSILGNSLPDVFNHNIENVPRLYKKIRPGANYISSLKLLSEFKNLYPTIPTKSGLMLGLGEKECEIIEVMKDLYDSGVTMITLGQYLQPSKFHLPVKKYLTLSEFKNIEKEAKSIGFSNVFCGPFVRSSYHAEEQNIKNEFIL